The window CTTTCAAAGAGGCAAAAAGACACTGATCTCTAGCGTCCGTCATTCCAGTGGTACGATCGGCTCATGGCCCATAGCCTATTCGCCATGGCGATTGTGAGGAGTTGTGTTTTCTATTTATGTGGTAAAAAATAGTtcatttattttagttttatttaatttatccatAAATCAatacagaaaaaaaaataaatcaataaataaTAGATAATTATTAGTCATTAGTACGAATAATTAAGACATACAGAAAAGTATATTCGAATCGTCGAATTTCGATTCCAAGATTTAATATGAtaatatttcatattttaattATCGCATCGTTCAGTTGAAAGTCTTAAGGAGAATATACCCTATTTTATAGGTAATTCATCCCCCTTTTATCGGCCCCActgctccaacaagtggtatcagagtctgaccgtctcagaaggactaaccgtcaactgaagcacaaagatcaagacaatagccggagcgaacattcatccctcGAAGctaagttcgacggagacttctcTACGTAGAAACGTAAAatggatgtatttttcaaaacatagtttgatattcttcttattatgaaatatgattttgcaacacctaaagacaaggaaaaatacaactggacgaagaaaAAGCAAGTAGATTTTGTGAccaacggaaaggcggaattccacctgctcagcgttctgccgccctaggaggtaagtcggaccgaaaactacgactccgccaaagatctcTAGGAAAAATTTCTGaaacttcacgaaggtacctcagaagcaaaattggcaaggcgggacatcctccggactcagctaacgaacctccggataaaTAATGGTGAGAAGGTAGTGCAACTTCAagcgaggattaaggagctaataaatCAACTCAGTaataacttcctagcaacttctaTGCTCTCTtattgtgtaaaagacttctccgcatttagagaaggagacttttctagtgtGTTTTCCcaccgccttagattaacaatccctgggttgtaaccaagttaattgtCAATCCcccttttatttcttgttatttcttttattattgttattatcttTTTGAGATAAAAATCTTGAGGAGGATATATACTGTTTTACATACAATTCACCCCGCTGCTCTAACAAGATCAGGTTATGTTTACTAAAGAATTACGATAGAAAAGAAGATAAAACTcgaaagttaagtaaaaattaatagaaaaattaattttaaaaaataataatctagTAATAATATTTCCCTTTGAAAAGGCaaaatgaaatacaagcaaaaaaaaatcaagaattttaaaaaataaaaaaatatatatagaacttcaaaataataattaatagttTTTGTACTCGTGTCTTTTCAGACGCTCAGATAGTCACACGTTTCACAACAACTCTTCCTACGTGTCAGCATGCGCTAACCGACTACGCGCACTTAAAACTATCCAGATATAACCGTCGAATCAAACGGCGATGGCTTCCTGCGCAGCCCACCTTCTCAAGACCTCCACCGTCTCCCTCCGTCTCTGCCGCCGCTCCCCCACCATCACCACCGGAAGGACAACTCATGTGAAACAGCATCACTCTCGAGCCGCCGCGCCACTCCTCTTCTCCTTTGCACCAAAATGCGCAGGCATTCCGCCGGAGGTCCCTCGGCCTCCGCCGCAGGAGCTGCCTCCGTACCCGCCCGACGACCTGCCGGGGATTGACATTCCCCCAGAGATCATCCCACCACCTCCGGCTCAGCCTCCGCTACCTAGAACTCCTCAGCCGGGACCGGATTTACCGCGGCCGCCCATGCCTTCCCCGCCTGATCGTCCCGAGGTGCCGATCCCCAATCCTCATGGGCCGGAGGTACCAACGCCACTGCCGACCATGTTACTAAGGCATCCCTCGCCGGAGGTTGTGCCAGTGACGCCGCAGGAGGTTTGGCCGCCCAGTGCAGTCTCCTTCCCGCACTATCTATAACAATTAATGTCGTTGGCACGGTGACAGAAAATAAATCTTATTTTCGCGAGATAAATaaattgactaagaacataaaatTGATAAACTGTAAAAACGCAGCAACTAACGAAATTGAACAgtcaaataaattaataaaaaagttAGTTTTCATGGAACTTGACGAGATCGGGAAGAAGGCAACACGTGCAATCTTATCTCCAAGCGTAAGTAGGTGTTGAGCCGTCTGTCATTGTAAAATCTGAAGTTCGAATTTAGTTTGAAATTCGAATTTTGATATAGTtaaagtaaatatttttttttttactgtgtcaatcattattctaaaaattaataattattcatGATGATTTATCTGTTGATAGAAATATCTTTTACTGATTAATATCGTGCACTGATTGAGATATGAGATGTTATCACTTGAATTTTTGATCAAAACTTAGTGCATATACCTACACAAATGATTAATAGTATTTACTTCCTCTGAgcgaattattttattttatttatttatttgaccgTGAGTAGGTGTCGAGCATTTAAAGGGCATGATTTATATTGTAATatgaatatatattatatattccaTCGATTTAAATGGGTTATCTATCAATATCAATAAGCTGATTGATTTGCCGGCGATGGCGCAActacctttgttttttttttaactttaatcataattttaatgaATTCCCAATTTATTTTAAAGGCCGCTCATCTTCGAAATTAATAGGCATAGCAGATAAGGAAATAAGCATTAATAAGAAAAAAGCTGATTAATTGATTAGgttcgaattaattaaattatattttctacAAATGAGGGTGACAGTGACAAAATAAGCTGGTTGATTaggttcaaattaattaaattcgaTTTCCTACAAATGAGGGCGACAGGAGATTCTATCAACCTCCACAATTTATTTCACTAATTTCTCAAACTATTTCAAACATCTTTAT is drawn from Zingiber officinale cultivar Zhangliang chromosome 1B, Zo_v1.1, whole genome shotgun sequence and contains these coding sequences:
- the LOC122042186 gene encoding vegetative cell wall protein gp1-like, coding for MASCAAHLLKTSTVSLRLCRRSPTITTGRTTHVKQHHSRAAAPLLFSFAPKCAGIPPEVPRPPPQELPPYPPDDLPGIDIPPEIIPPPPAQPPLPRTPQPGPDLPRPPMPSPPDRPEVPIPNPHGPEVPTPLPTMLLRHPSPEVVPVTPQEVWPPSAVSFPHYL